The following nucleotide sequence is from Streptomyces bathyalis.
CATCCGTAGACGATGCGGCGCAGTTGCCGCAGCGAGAGATCCGGGGGTGCCACCGCGCGGTGCGGCAGCTCGGACGAGATGCGGGCGAAGATCTGCGCGTTGTTCTGTCCTCGGGACTGCAGCTCGCGGTGGCGTCGGCGTACGAACTCCTCGGTCGACTCGTCGAAGTACGCCAGGACGTCCATGACGATCCGGGCCGCCTCACCGCGGTGGAGCGGTGTCGTGCGGACCAGATGGTCGATGAGGTCGTCGTGGACCGGCGTACGCACTTCCAGCACCCTCTGATATTGAGGGCTCGGCGCGATGAACGCAAGAAACCTGCCCGATATCGGGCACGTGTCGCTGGAATAACTGTGTGTGATTCACAGGCCACAAATTGCGGCCCTCTGGTCGACGGCACGATGCAGCGCAGCTGAGGGGGTGCGGAAGGGCGCGAGCGGCCGGCGGCGAGTGGTCTACACCTTGACCCGGAGTGAGCGGCGCGATACACGTGTGTCCGTTCGTCTGCTCCACGCACAAGCCATGGCCACGCAGCGAGGCTGCGCGCGCCCCCGTGCACGACGCCCACGAAGGGACCGCTCGTGAGACGAATCCGGCCGCTGCTGCTGTGTGCCGCTCTCCTCGCAACCGTCCTTCCCGCATCCCTCACCAGCCCCGCCGCTGCCGCCGACGATGACTCGGGACGTCAGGCGCGGCAGCCCACACCGCTGAACCAGGTGGTGCCGGCGCCGGAATCGGTACACGAGGGCGGCGGGCCATTCACCGTCACGGAGCGGACCGTGATCCGCGTGACTGGCTCCTCCCGCGAAGCGCGCCGCGTGGGGGAGCAACTCGCCGCGCTGCTGCGCCCGTCCACCGGGTACCGGCTGCCCGTCACGGCGAAGCCCGGCCGCGACGGCATCCAACTCCGGCTCGGAGGAGGGAAGTCGGGCAAGTCCGAGCTGGGCGCGGAGGGGTACCGGCTTCAGGTCTCACCACGGGCGGCCGTGATATCCGCGCCGACCGGTGCGGGCCTCTTCCACGGCATGCAGACGCTGCGTCAACTGCTGCCGCCGCAGATCGAGTCGCGCACCGAGCAGCCCGGCCCGTGGCAGGTGGCCGGCGGCACCGTCACCGACAAGCCGCGCTACTCCTACCGCGGCGCGATGCTCGACGTCTCCCGGCACTTCTTCAGCGTCGACGAGGTCAAGCGCTACGTCGACCAGCTCGCCATGTACAAGATCAACAAGCTGCATCTGCATCTCTCCGACGACCAGGGGTGGCGCATCGCCATCGACTCCTGGCCGCGGCTCGCGACCTACGGCGGCGGGACCGAGGTGGGTGGCGGTCCCGGCGGTTTCTACACCAAGGCCGACTACCGGGAGATCCTTCGGTACGCGGGAGAGCACGAGATGACCGTCGTGCCCGAGATCGACATGCCCGGGCACACCAACGCGGCGCTCGCCTCGTACGCCGAACTCAACTGCGACGGCGTCGCGCCGCCCCGCTACACCGGCACCGAGGTCGGCTTCAGCTCGCTGTGCGTACCGCTCGATGTGACGTACGACTTCGTGGACGACGTGGTGCGTGAGCTGGCCGCGATGACTCCCGGCCGGTATCTCCACATCGGCGGGGACGAGGCGCACTCGACCAGCCACGAGGACTATGTCGCCTTCATGGAGCGGGCGCAGAAGATCGTCGCGAAGTACGGGAAAACCGTGATCGGCTGGCACCAGCTCACCGGCGCGAAGCCCGCCAACGGTGCGGTCGCTCAGTACTGGGGGACGAACGGTGCGGCCGACGAGCCCGAGGTGGTGGAGGCCGCGAAGAAGGGGACGCGGTTGATCCTTTCTCCGGCCAACCGTGCCTACCTCGACATGCAGTACAACGAGGACACCCCGCTGGGGCTGCACTGGGCCGGCTATGTGGAGGCTGAGCAGTCCTACAGCTGGGAGCCCGGCAGCTACATCCAGGGTGCGCCCGCTGACGCCGTGATGGGGGTCGAGGCGCCGCTGTGGTCGGAGACGCTGGAGAAGAGCGAGCACATCGAGTTCATGGCCTTCCCGCGGCTTCCGGGGATCGCGGAGCTGGGCTGGTCGCCCGCCTCGGCGCTCGACTGGGACGACTACCGGGTACGGCTCGCACAACAAGGGCCCCGCTGGGAGCAGTTGGGCATGGAGTACTGGCGCTCGCCGCAGGTGCCCTGGCCGGCGAAGGGGGAGTGACCGGGGGCGGGTGCCCCTTGCCGGTTTGCTGACGAGGCCCGCCTCCTCCCCCTGACAGGAGAGGAGGCGGGCCTCGTCCGTGCATGGCCGGGCGCGGCGAGTCCGGGGGTCCTGTGACCGGCGGTTCCGGGCTGCCCGTCTCGCGGCTATCCGACGCCCAGCTCCCTGGCCACCAGCATGCGCTGGACCTCGCTGGTGCCCTCGCCGATCTCCAGGATCTTCGAGTCGCGCCACATCCGGGCCACCGGGTACTCGTTCATGAAGCCGTATCCGCCGTGGATCTGCGTCGCCTCGCGGGCGTTGGTGACCGCGATCTCCGAGGAGTACAGCTTCGCCAGCGCCGCCTGCTTCTTGAACGGCTCGCCGAGGATCAGGCGGGACGCGGCGTCGCGCCAGGCGACCCGCGCCGTGTGCGCGCGCATCTCCATGTCGGCCAGCTTGAACTGGATGGCCTGGTTGGCACCGATCGGCTTGCCGAAGGCGTGCCGGCTGTTGGCGTACGCGACGGATTCGTCGACGCAGCCCTGCGCGAGGCCCGTGGCCAGCGCGGAGATCGCGATGCGGCCCTCGTCGAGGATCCGCAGGAACTGGGCGTAGCCGCGGCCCTCCTCGCCGACCAGGTTCGCTTCCGGGACGCGCACGTCGGAGAAGGAGAGTTCGCGGGTGTCCGACGCGTTCCAGCCGACCTTCGAGTACGGGGCGGCGACCGTGAATCCGGGGGTG
It contains:
- a CDS encoding beta-N-acetylhexosaminidase → MRRIRPLLLCAALLATVLPASLTSPAAAADDDSGRQARQPTPLNQVVPAPESVHEGGGPFTVTERTVIRVTGSSREARRVGEQLAALLRPSTGYRLPVTAKPGRDGIQLRLGGGKSGKSELGAEGYRLQVSPRAAVISAPTGAGLFHGMQTLRQLLPPQIESRTEQPGPWQVAGGTVTDKPRYSYRGAMLDVSRHFFSVDEVKRYVDQLAMYKINKLHLHLSDDQGWRIAIDSWPRLATYGGGTEVGGGPGGFYTKADYREILRYAGEHEMTVVPEIDMPGHTNAALASYAELNCDGVAPPRYTGTEVGFSSLCVPLDVTYDFVDDVVRELAAMTPGRYLHIGGDEAHSTSHEDYVAFMERAQKIVAKYGKTVIGWHQLTGAKPANGAVAQYWGTNGAADEPEVVEAAKKGTRLILSPANRAYLDMQYNEDTPLGLHWAGYVEAEQSYSWEPGSYIQGAPADAVMGVEAPLWSETLEKSEHIEFMAFPRLPGIAELGWSPASALDWDDYRVRLAQQGPRWEQLGMEYWRSPQVPWPAKGE